The Anabas testudineus chromosome 14, fAnaTes1.2, whole genome shotgun sequence genome includes a region encoding these proteins:
- the nfrkb gene encoding nuclear factor related to kappa-B-binding protein isoform X2, producing MDALSRMLTNPLDPKEENVGQITEECMLGNCRVNLPEDLLEDPEIFFSVVSESTWSEVLSDSQRQHLRQFLPQFSENNVAEQDITISDLFNNRNFNFGNPLHLAQKLFRDGYFNPEVVKYRQLCAKSQKKRQLYSLQQYYHRLLKQILVSRKELLEFAVQNGMDFPPKRKFPTKTHAEMREPRVRRRLSRILKEVKTECGDSNVSSDDDDLSLWTPAPQSPSSPTATVSLRVLPSLSTQDMKTTEKIELGEHDLKAMLQNHRDKRKRQPDLPELMTSDIHFGEVLSRANIGRKGTMPLFDLSPPKKKKMEERRKKKMRTIKVESEDPCDALAPADTASAPPVNIINPLPDTPSTPLTNIKEEIVEESQSSPATVEEIAASFFSLLENILRAENLASTSVIEEKVQMWQCSPASSLNVWFSSASSWSDLVLQALQFLAGETKDGMMALPSGFSPFAEFIDESQQWRWIGPTLDTEKDLSALFQLWLDSKDLVVKTENEDMLEMTSPIPRVSTDYVVRPSTGDERQLFQVQEQQRYNQPHKAFTFRMHGFESVVGPVKGVFDKEMSLNKAREHTLLRSDRPPYVTILSLVRDAAARLPNGEGTRAEICELLKDSQFLAPDVTSAQVNTVVSGALDRLHYEKDPCVKYDIGRKLWIYLHRNRSQEEFERIHQAQAAAAKARKALQQKPKPASKPSGSKDGGKTPGCLDAGQDLGSYPMSPTPTTPTPNTPGIPLSPLPCTATTPTKSGISDAVKASPGVLLVSPPSLPQLGTILPTSQAAPPASQPVTSQHTARIVSHLAAGSLPQVRVVSAQSGLVSSAGSQQATLVHQTPHQIRMPVSVAAKGISQVTRTLIQQNAVVSVPLRTQSASSPVQVPTTLSVSAVTVTKPQTGSPGSPATNPASPTVLQGVTSPSIKQVSITGQLGMKTPGGAGIPITATNLRIQGKDVLRLPPSSITTDAKGQTVLRITPDMMATLAKSPVATVKLTPDFLGTATTGSKSISATLHVTPPHPSHSSASSTATTGEVQTTKVEAGPVASTLLKAADTAIHLMPTLAVTDQKSRTFSTVTSPDKSGTTIRIMPGLSVIPQKHGQTIKMTTTTGNKQLTASTCASVVTMAAGVVAGTKGITVAPGASGSPLTLGTATATVRQVPQPVVPTQTGKLPARITVPLSVLNQPLKSKSVVTTPIVKGSLNTNLGRNIILTTMPAGTKLIAGNKPVSFVTAQQLQQLQQQGQATQVRIQTVPAQPLQQHIATGSPKSVSTVVVTTAPSPKCVPNPPPAPQQ from the exons ATGGATGCCCTCAGTCGCATGCTTACTAACCCTCTTGATCCAAAAGAAGAAAACGTTGGACAGATTACAGAAgaatgcatgctgggaaactgCAGAGTGAACCTTCCAGAGGATCTGCTTGAAGAC CCTGAAATTTTCTTCTCCGTGGTCAGTGAAAGCACCTGGAGTGAAGTACTGTCAGATTCCCAGAGGCAGCACCTTCGTCAGTTTTTACCACAGTTTTCTGAGAACAATGTTGCAGAGCAAGACATCACCATAAGTGACCTCTTCAACaacagaaactttaactttggAAATCCACTTCATCTTGCACAAAAATTATTCAGAG ATGGTTACTTCAATCCTGAGGTGGTCAAATACAGACAACTGTGTGCCAAGTCCCAAAAGAAACGACAGCTGTACTCCCTTCAGCAGTATTACCACAGGCTTTTGAAGCAGATACTTGTCTCCAGAAAG GAGCTGCTGGAGTTTGCAGTTCAAAATGGGATGGACTTTCCACCAAAAAGAAAGTTTCCTACCAAGACTCATGCTGAAATGCGGGAACCAAGGGTGAGAAGACGATTGAGCCGCATTTTAAAGGAGGTCAAAACTGAGTGTGGAGACAGCAATGTGTCATCTGATGATGACG ACTTATCATTATGGACTCCGGCACCACAGTCACCTTCTTCTCCGACGGCCACCGTCTCACTCAGAGTTCTTCCCAGCCTCTCCACCCAAGACATGAAGACTACTG AAAAAATAGAATTAGGTGAGCACGACTTGAAAGCCATGTTGCAGAATCATCGGGACAAGAGGAAACGACAGCCA GACCTTCCAGAGTTGATGACCTCTGATATCCACTTTGGGGAGGTACTTTCACGAGCAAATATTGGTCGAAAGGGGACTATGC CACTCTTTGATCTGTCTCCTcctaagaagaagaagatggaagAGAGacggaaaaagaaaatgaggacAATAAAAGTGGAATCTGAGGATCCCTGTGATGCTCTTGCACCTGCTGACACTGCATCAGCTCCCCCAGTAAACATTATCAACCCCCTGCCAGACACACCATCTACTCCACTGACTAACATCAAGGAGGA AATTGTGGAGGAGTCTCAGAGCAGCCCAGCTACAGTTGAAGAAATAGCTGCCAGTTTTTTCAGCTTGTTGGAGAACATCTTAAGGGCAGAAAACCTTGCCAGTACTTCAGTG ATAGAGGAGAAAGTTCAGATGTGGCAGTGCTCTCCAGCTAGTTCCCTTAATGTGTGGTTTTCATCTGCCTCAAGTTGGTCTGACTTGGTTCTTCAAGCTCTGCAGTTTCTTGCAGGAGAGACTAAAG ATGGCATGATGGCACTCCCCAGTGGATTTTCACCATTTGCGGAATTTATTGATGAATCTCAGCAGTGGAGGTGGATTG GTCCCACTCTTGATACAGAGAAGGATCTCAGTGCACTCTTTCAGCTGTGGCTGGATTCCAAAGATTTAGTTGTCAAG ACAGAAAACGAAGACATGTTAGAAATGACTTCTCCCATACCAAGAGT CTCAACAGATTATGTGGTCCGTCCCAGTACTGGAGATGAGAGACAACTGTTCCAAGTCCag GAACAGCAGCGATACAACCAGCCACATAAGGCCTTCACTTTTAGGATGCATGGCTTTGAATCTGTGGTGGGACCAGTTAAAGGGGTGTTTGATAAGGAGATGTCTCTCAACAAAGCCAGGGAACACACACTGCTCCGTTCAGACCGACCACCATATGTCACCATTCTTTCTCTGG TGCGGGATGCAGCAGCCAGGTTACCCAATGGAGAAGGAACACGGGCAGAGATATGTGAATTGTTGAAAGACTCGCAGTTTCTTGCTCCAGATGTCACTAGTGCACAG GTGAATACAGTTGTTAGTGGCGCTCTGGATAGACTTCACTATGAGAAAGATCCCTGTGTCAAGTATGATATTGGCCGAAAACTTTGGATTTACCTGCACCGCAATCGCAGTCAAGAGGAGTTTG AAAGGATTCACCAGgctcaagctgctgctgcaaaagcAAGAAAAGCCCTACAGCAGAAACCAAAGCCTGCTTCTAAACCT TCTGGAAGTAAAGACGGAGGTAAAACCCCTGGATGTCTGGATGCAGGACAGGATTTAGGCTCTTATCCCATGTCACCAACCCCTACAACACCGACCCCAAACACACCCGGAATTCCTTTGTCACCTTTACCCTGCACAGCCACCACACCTACAAAGTCTGGAATATCAGATGCAGTCAAGGCCAGCCCAGG TGTTCTTCTTGTCTCCCCTCCCTCATTACCCCAGCTGGGAACCATCTTACCCACAAGTCAGGCTGCTCCACCAGCTTCACAGCCAGTCACATCTCAACACACAGCTCGGATTGTGAGTCACCTTGCAGCAGGCTCCCTCCCTCAGGTGAGGGTTGTTTCTGCTCAGAGTGgtctggtttcctctgcaggaaGTCAGCAAGCCACACTGGTACATCAGACCCCTCACCAGATCAGGATGCCAGTCTCAGTGGCAGCCAAAGGCATTTCACAGGTCACCAGAACATTAAttcaacaaaat GCAGTGGTTTCTGTGCCTTTGAGGACTCAGTCTGCTAGCAGTCCAGTCCAGGTGCCGACTACCCTATCTGTGTCTGCTGTAACTGTGACCAAACCTCAGACTGGATCACCTGGGAGCCCAGCTACAAATCCTGCTTCCCCTACTGTGCTACAAGGAGTCACAAGCCCGAGCATCAAACAG GTGTCCATCACGGGACAGCTTGGAATGAAGACTCCAGGAGGAGCGGGAATTCCAATTACAGCTACAAACCTACGCATTCAAGGTAAAGATGTCCTACGTCTTCCACCATCCTCCATCACCACGGACGCCAAAGGCCAGACGGTGCTGCGGATCACCCCAGACATGATGGCAACTCTCGCTAAATCTCCAGTTGCAACTGTCAAGCTCACCCCTGACTTTCTGGGCACTGCCACAACAGGCAGCAAAAGCATATCAGCCACTCTTCATGTGACACCACCCCACCCTTCACATTCCTCAGCCTCTAGCACTGCAACTACAGGGGAAGTACAGACTACTAAGGTGGAGGCAGGCCCTGTTGCCTCCACCTTATTaaaagctgcagacacagctATACATCTCATGCCCACGTTGGCTGTCACTGACCAGAAATCTAGAACCTTCTCCACTGTGACCTCTCCTGATAAGAGTGGTACTACCATTCGGATAATGCCAGGCCTTAGCGTTATTCCACAGAAACACGGTCAGACCATCAAAATGACAACCACCACTGGAAATAAACAACTCACAGCATCTACTTGTGCTAGTGTAGTGACCATGGCTGCCGGTGTTGTAGCTGGCACCAAGGGGATCACAGTGGCTCCTGGAGCCTCAGGCTCACCTTTGACACTGGGAACAGCTACAGCCACTGTGCGACAGGTGCCTCAACCAGTGGTTCCTACACAAACA GGGAAGTTACCTGCACGGATCACTGTGCCCCTCTCTGTTCTCAACCAGCCACTGAAAAGCAAAAGTGTAGTGACCACACCAATTGTGAAAGGAAGTCTTAACACAAA CTTGGGCAGAAACATTATCCTGACCACCATGCCTGCTGGGACAAAGCTGATTGCAGGGAACAAACCAGTCAGCTTTGTCACAGCACAACAGctccagcagcttcagcagcaaGGACAGGCCACACAG GTTCGCATCCAGACTGTTCCAGCGCAGCCGCTCCAGCAACACATTGCAACAGGCTCACCAAAATCCGTCTCCACAGTTGTAGTCACAACAGCGCCTTCACCCAAATGTGTGCCTAATCCCCCACCTGCACCTCAACAGTGA
- the nfrkb gene encoding nuclear factor related to kappa-B-binding protein isoform X1, with product MDALSRMLTNPLDPKEENVGQITEECMLGNCRVNLPEDLLEDPEIFFSVVSESTWSEVLSDSQRQHLRQFLPQFSENNVAEQDITISDLFNNRNFNFGNPLHLAQKLFRDGYFNPEVVKYRQLCAKSQKKRQLYSLQQYYHRLLKQILVSRKELLEFAVQNGMDFPPKRKFPTKTHAEMREPRVRRRLSRILKEVKTECGDSNVSSDDDDLSLWTPAPQSPSSPTATVSLRVLPSLSTQDMKTTEKIELGEHDLKAMLQNHRDKRKRQPDLPELMTSDIHFGEVLSRANIGRKGTMPLFDLSPPKKKKMEERRKKKMRTIKVESEDPCDALAPADTASAPPVNIINPLPDTPSTPLTNIKEEIVEESQSSPATVEEIAASFFSLLENILRAENLASTSVIEEKVQMWQCSPASSLNVWFSSASSWSDLVLQALQFLAGETKDGMMALPSGFSPFAEFIDESQQWRWIGPTLDTEKDLSALFQLWLDSKDLVVKTENEDMLEMTSPIPRVSTDYVVRPSTGDERQLFQVQEQQRYNQPHKAFTFRMHGFESVVGPVKGVFDKEMSLNKAREHTLLRSDRPPYVTILSLVRDAAARLPNGEGTRAEICELLKDSQFLAPDVTSAQVNTVVSGALDRLHYEKDPCVKYDIGRKLWIYLHRNRSQEEFERIHQAQAAAAKARKALQQKPKPASKPKSGSKDGGKTPGCLDAGQDLGSYPMSPTPTTPTPNTPGIPLSPLPCTATTPTKSGISDAVKASPGVLLVSPPSLPQLGTILPTSQAAPPASQPVTSQHTARIVSHLAAGSLPQVRVVSAQSGLVSSAGSQQATLVHQTPHQIRMPVSVAAKGISQVTRTLIQQNAVVSVPLRTQSASSPVQVPTTLSVSAVTVTKPQTGSPGSPATNPASPTVLQGVTSPSIKQVSITGQLGMKTPGGAGIPITATNLRIQGKDVLRLPPSSITTDAKGQTVLRITPDMMATLAKSPVATVKLTPDFLGTATTGSKSISATLHVTPPHPSHSSASSTATTGEVQTTKVEAGPVASTLLKAADTAIHLMPTLAVTDQKSRTFSTVTSPDKSGTTIRIMPGLSVIPQKHGQTIKMTTTTGNKQLTASTCASVVTMAAGVVAGTKGITVAPGASGSPLTLGTATATVRQVPQPVVPTQTGKLPARITVPLSVLNQPLKSKSVVTTPIVKGSLNTNLGRNIILTTMPAGTKLIAGNKPVSFVTAQQLQQLQQQGQATQVRIQTVPAQPLQQHIATGSPKSVSTVVVTTAPSPKCVPNPPPAPQQ from the exons ATGGATGCCCTCAGTCGCATGCTTACTAACCCTCTTGATCCAAAAGAAGAAAACGTTGGACAGATTACAGAAgaatgcatgctgggaaactgCAGAGTGAACCTTCCAGAGGATCTGCTTGAAGAC CCTGAAATTTTCTTCTCCGTGGTCAGTGAAAGCACCTGGAGTGAAGTACTGTCAGATTCCCAGAGGCAGCACCTTCGTCAGTTTTTACCACAGTTTTCTGAGAACAATGTTGCAGAGCAAGACATCACCATAAGTGACCTCTTCAACaacagaaactttaactttggAAATCCACTTCATCTTGCACAAAAATTATTCAGAG ATGGTTACTTCAATCCTGAGGTGGTCAAATACAGACAACTGTGTGCCAAGTCCCAAAAGAAACGACAGCTGTACTCCCTTCAGCAGTATTACCACAGGCTTTTGAAGCAGATACTTGTCTCCAGAAAG GAGCTGCTGGAGTTTGCAGTTCAAAATGGGATGGACTTTCCACCAAAAAGAAAGTTTCCTACCAAGACTCATGCTGAAATGCGGGAACCAAGGGTGAGAAGACGATTGAGCCGCATTTTAAAGGAGGTCAAAACTGAGTGTGGAGACAGCAATGTGTCATCTGATGATGACG ACTTATCATTATGGACTCCGGCACCACAGTCACCTTCTTCTCCGACGGCCACCGTCTCACTCAGAGTTCTTCCCAGCCTCTCCACCCAAGACATGAAGACTACTG AAAAAATAGAATTAGGTGAGCACGACTTGAAAGCCATGTTGCAGAATCATCGGGACAAGAGGAAACGACAGCCA GACCTTCCAGAGTTGATGACCTCTGATATCCACTTTGGGGAGGTACTTTCACGAGCAAATATTGGTCGAAAGGGGACTATGC CACTCTTTGATCTGTCTCCTcctaagaagaagaagatggaagAGAGacggaaaaagaaaatgaggacAATAAAAGTGGAATCTGAGGATCCCTGTGATGCTCTTGCACCTGCTGACACTGCATCAGCTCCCCCAGTAAACATTATCAACCCCCTGCCAGACACACCATCTACTCCACTGACTAACATCAAGGAGGA AATTGTGGAGGAGTCTCAGAGCAGCCCAGCTACAGTTGAAGAAATAGCTGCCAGTTTTTTCAGCTTGTTGGAGAACATCTTAAGGGCAGAAAACCTTGCCAGTACTTCAGTG ATAGAGGAGAAAGTTCAGATGTGGCAGTGCTCTCCAGCTAGTTCCCTTAATGTGTGGTTTTCATCTGCCTCAAGTTGGTCTGACTTGGTTCTTCAAGCTCTGCAGTTTCTTGCAGGAGAGACTAAAG ATGGCATGATGGCACTCCCCAGTGGATTTTCACCATTTGCGGAATTTATTGATGAATCTCAGCAGTGGAGGTGGATTG GTCCCACTCTTGATACAGAGAAGGATCTCAGTGCACTCTTTCAGCTGTGGCTGGATTCCAAAGATTTAGTTGTCAAG ACAGAAAACGAAGACATGTTAGAAATGACTTCTCCCATACCAAGAGT CTCAACAGATTATGTGGTCCGTCCCAGTACTGGAGATGAGAGACAACTGTTCCAAGTCCag GAACAGCAGCGATACAACCAGCCACATAAGGCCTTCACTTTTAGGATGCATGGCTTTGAATCTGTGGTGGGACCAGTTAAAGGGGTGTTTGATAAGGAGATGTCTCTCAACAAAGCCAGGGAACACACACTGCTCCGTTCAGACCGACCACCATATGTCACCATTCTTTCTCTGG TGCGGGATGCAGCAGCCAGGTTACCCAATGGAGAAGGAACACGGGCAGAGATATGTGAATTGTTGAAAGACTCGCAGTTTCTTGCTCCAGATGTCACTAGTGCACAG GTGAATACAGTTGTTAGTGGCGCTCTGGATAGACTTCACTATGAGAAAGATCCCTGTGTCAAGTATGATATTGGCCGAAAACTTTGGATTTACCTGCACCGCAATCGCAGTCAAGAGGAGTTTG AAAGGATTCACCAGgctcaagctgctgctgcaaaagcAAGAAAAGCCCTACAGCAGAAACCAAAGCCTGCTTCTAAACCT aaGTCTGGAAGTAAAGACGGAGGTAAAACCCCTGGATGTCTGGATGCAGGACAGGATTTAGGCTCTTATCCCATGTCACCAACCCCTACAACACCGACCCCAAACACACCCGGAATTCCTTTGTCACCTTTACCCTGCACAGCCACCACACCTACAAAGTCTGGAATATCAGATGCAGTCAAGGCCAGCCCAGG TGTTCTTCTTGTCTCCCCTCCCTCATTACCCCAGCTGGGAACCATCTTACCCACAAGTCAGGCTGCTCCACCAGCTTCACAGCCAGTCACATCTCAACACACAGCTCGGATTGTGAGTCACCTTGCAGCAGGCTCCCTCCCTCAGGTGAGGGTTGTTTCTGCTCAGAGTGgtctggtttcctctgcaggaaGTCAGCAAGCCACACTGGTACATCAGACCCCTCACCAGATCAGGATGCCAGTCTCAGTGGCAGCCAAAGGCATTTCACAGGTCACCAGAACATTAAttcaacaaaat GCAGTGGTTTCTGTGCCTTTGAGGACTCAGTCTGCTAGCAGTCCAGTCCAGGTGCCGACTACCCTATCTGTGTCTGCTGTAACTGTGACCAAACCTCAGACTGGATCACCTGGGAGCCCAGCTACAAATCCTGCTTCCCCTACTGTGCTACAAGGAGTCACAAGCCCGAGCATCAAACAG GTGTCCATCACGGGACAGCTTGGAATGAAGACTCCAGGAGGAGCGGGAATTCCAATTACAGCTACAAACCTACGCATTCAAGGTAAAGATGTCCTACGTCTTCCACCATCCTCCATCACCACGGACGCCAAAGGCCAGACGGTGCTGCGGATCACCCCAGACATGATGGCAACTCTCGCTAAATCTCCAGTTGCAACTGTCAAGCTCACCCCTGACTTTCTGGGCACTGCCACAACAGGCAGCAAAAGCATATCAGCCACTCTTCATGTGACACCACCCCACCCTTCACATTCCTCAGCCTCTAGCACTGCAACTACAGGGGAAGTACAGACTACTAAGGTGGAGGCAGGCCCTGTTGCCTCCACCTTATTaaaagctgcagacacagctATACATCTCATGCCCACGTTGGCTGTCACTGACCAGAAATCTAGAACCTTCTCCACTGTGACCTCTCCTGATAAGAGTGGTACTACCATTCGGATAATGCCAGGCCTTAGCGTTATTCCACAGAAACACGGTCAGACCATCAAAATGACAACCACCACTGGAAATAAACAACTCACAGCATCTACTTGTGCTAGTGTAGTGACCATGGCTGCCGGTGTTGTAGCTGGCACCAAGGGGATCACAGTGGCTCCTGGAGCCTCAGGCTCACCTTTGACACTGGGAACAGCTACAGCCACTGTGCGACAGGTGCCTCAACCAGTGGTTCCTACACAAACA GGGAAGTTACCTGCACGGATCACTGTGCCCCTCTCTGTTCTCAACCAGCCACTGAAAAGCAAAAGTGTAGTGACCACACCAATTGTGAAAGGAAGTCTTAACACAAA CTTGGGCAGAAACATTATCCTGACCACCATGCCTGCTGGGACAAAGCTGATTGCAGGGAACAAACCAGTCAGCTTTGTCACAGCACAACAGctccagcagcttcagcagcaaGGACAGGCCACACAG GTTCGCATCCAGACTGTTCCAGCGCAGCCGCTCCAGCAACACATTGCAACAGGCTCACCAAAATCCGTCTCCACAGTTGTAGTCACAACAGCGCCTTCACCCAAATGTGTGCCTAATCCCCCACCTGCACCTCAACAGTGA